Proteins encoded in a region of the Fusobacterium perfoetens genome:
- the rpmB gene encoding 50S ribosomal protein L28, whose protein sequence is MQRCEITGKGITFGHQISHSHRLTNRVWKPNLQPVSIMINGKPLRVKVCTKVLKTLKSANEVEVMQILKANANTLSPRIVKALNK, encoded by the coding sequence ATGCAAAGATGTGAAATCACTGGTAAAGGAATTACATTTGGACATCAAATTTCTCACTCTCACAGATTAACTAACAGAGTTTGGAAACCAAATTTACAACCAGTTTCAATAATGATCAACGGAAAACCTCTTAGAGTTAAAGTTTGTACTAAAGTTTTAAAAACTTTAAAATCTGCAAACGAAGTTGAAGTTATGCAAATATTAAAAGCTAACGCTAACACTCTAAGCCCAAGAATTGTTAAAGCATTAAACAAATAA
- a CDS encoding TIGR03905 family TSCPD domain-containing protein: MKAYATFGVCAKEILLDVDSNGIIQDIEFVGGCDGNTHGIENLVKGLPKDIVIQKLKGITCRTKPTSCPDQLARILEENF, from the coding sequence ATGAAAGCTTATGCTACTTTTGGAGTTTGTGCAAAAGAAATTCTTTTAGATGTAGATTCTAATGGAATTATTCAAGATATTGAATTTGTTGGAGGTTGTGACGGAAATACTCACGGAATAGAAAATCTTGTAAAAGGTTTACCAAAAGATATAGTTATCCAAAAACTTAAAGGTATAACTTGTAGAACAAAACCTACTTCTTGTCCTGACCAACTTGCAAGAATCTTAGAAGAAAATTTCTAA